A portion of the Magnolia sinica isolate HGM2019 chromosome 17, MsV1, whole genome shotgun sequence genome contains these proteins:
- the LOC131231485 gene encoding serine/threonine-protein kinase haspin homolog isoform X1 translates to MSSQRVDDFWAEIAAPEEDRNQIGIIYRRRRPENIARDMQIDRDERGNRLSLAASKRISWNRSLSTRGRKSIVISAGTQYRPQPEQREAKKKQRQAFLNKRIGQHPPDFRKEKAYFQEVDSYELMEESPSPKNFRTWAMGTQNIQVIPDLSAILERWMISKKLNYSCGPSGSLFKILETPMMPMNSIFSNVSASSYEKTTEKTLKISSNSSTSSKDHNRVNRHMHSQESSIFNGFDMLHMNDAGMVRNSKEAKEVLAEGDAGSEDLGEVVKKLSLTSLGSDYLAKLLMVCEQSIPSRLSDVFSQYCDLSNIIKIGEGTYGEAFKAGATVCKIVPIDGDLRVNGEVQKTSAELLEEVLLCWTLNSLRGQEGHVSNQNTCTNFIETKDVRVCQGAYDASLIKAWEDWDAKHGSENDHPKEFPEKQCYVVLVLADGGRDLESFVLLNFDEALSLLVQVTAALAVAEVACEFEHRDLHWGNILLARNGATTVEFTLQGRQMQAKTFGLSISIIDFTLSRINTGEAILFLDLSADPGLFEGPKGDRQSETYRKMKEVTEECWESSFPKTNVLWLQYLVDILLLKKTFKRTTKNERDLRSFRKSLNSYDSAKDALSDAFFSELWIDNAMSKDLFEYDEK, encoded by the exons atgtCTTCCCAAAGAG tCGATGATTTCTGGGCAGAAATCGCAGCTCCCGAAGAAGATCGGAACCAAATCGGTATAATTTACAGAAGAAGACGCCCCGAGAACATCGCCAGAGACATGCAAAt tGATCGAGATGAGAGAGGGAATCGTTTGAGTCTAGCAGCAAGCAAGAGAATTAGCTGGAATCGCTCCCTTTCTACCAG AGGGAGGAAAAGTATTGTCATTTCAGCCGGCACGCAATACAGGCCTCAACCAGAACAAAGGGAAGCAAAAAAGAAACAAAGGCAGGCTTTTCTCAAT AAAAGAATTGGACAGCATCCCCCAGATTTTAGAAAGGAAAAGGCATATTTTCAAGAGGTTGACTCCTATGAGTTGATGGAAGAAAGCCCCTCACCCAAGAACTTTCGTACATGGGCAATGGGAACCCAGAATATTCAAGTTATACCAGACTTGTCCGCGATTCTCGAGCGATGGATGATCTCCAAGAAGCTCAATTACAGTTGTGGGCCTTCTGGCTCACTTTTCAAGATATTGGAAACACCAATGATGCCCATGAATTCCATTTTCAGCAATGTTTCTGCCTCTTCATATGAGAAAACAACAGAAAAGACTTTGAAGATCTCTTCAAACAGCAGTACAAGTTCCAAGGATCATAATCGGGTCAACAGACATATGCACTCACAAGAAAGCAGCATCTTTAATGGGTTTGATATGCTTCACATGAATGATGCAGGCATGGTAAGAAACAGTAAGGAAGCTAAGGAAGTCTTGGCAGAGGGTGATGCTGGTTCTGAAGATCTAGGAGAAGTGGTTAAGAAGCTCTCTTTGACATCATTGGGTAGTGATTACTTAGCAAAACTGTTAATGGTTTGCGAGCAGTCCATTCCTTCAAGACTATCTGATGTTTTCTCCCAGTATTG TGACCTGAGTAATATAATCAAGATCGGTGAAGGGACTTATGGAGAGGCCTTCAAGGCTGGTGCAACTGTCTGCAAAATAGTGCCCATTGATGGAGATTTACGAGTAAACGGAGAAGTACAAAAG ACATCAGCAGAACTGCTAGAGGAAGTCTTACTTTGCTGGACTCTAAACAGTTTAAGGGGACAGGAAGGCCATGTTTCCAATCAGAACACGTGCACTAACTTCATCGAAACCAAAGA TGTGCGAGTGTGCCAGGGTGCCTACGATGCTTCCCTCATCAAAGCATGGGAGGACTGGGATGCAAAGCATGGTTCAGAAAATGACCATCCAAAGGAATTTCCAGAGAAAcag TGCTATGTTGTGCTTGTTCTGGCAGATGGTGGTAGAGACCTTGAAAGCTTTGTGCTTTTGAACTTTGACGAAGCACTGAGTTTATTGGTGCAG GTTACAGCTGCCTTAGCTGTGGCAGAAGTCGCTTGTGAATTCGAGCATCGAGATCTGCACTG GGGCAACATTCTTTTAGCTCGCAATGGAGCCACAACAGTAGAGTTCACACTTCAGGGAAGGCAAATGCAGGCCAAAACCTTCGGATTATCAATCTCGATAATTGACTTCACCCTTTCCCGAATCAACACAG GGGAAGCTATACTGTTTTTGGACCTATCGGCTGACCCAGGACTGTTTGAGGGTCCAAAAGGCGATCGACAG TCCGAAACATACCGGAAGATGAAAGAAGTAACAGAAGAGTGCTGGGAAAGCAG CTTCCCCAAGACGAATGTGCTCTGGCTACAATATCTAGTTGACATTTTGCTGCTGAAGAAAACATTT AAACGGACCAcgaaaaatgaaagagatctcCGTTCATTCAGGAAAAGCTTAAACTCATATGACTCAGCAAAAGATGCATTGTCTGATGCTTTCTTCAGCGAATTATGGATTGATAATGCAATGTCAAAAGATCTCTTTGAATACGACGAGAAGTAG
- the LOC131231485 gene encoding serine/threonine-protein kinase haspin homolog isoform X2 produces MEESPSPKNFRTWAMGTQNIQVIPDLSAILERWMISKKLNYSCGPSGSLFKILETPMMPMNSIFSNVSASSYEKTTEKTLKISSNSSTSSKDHNRVNRHMHSQESSIFNGFDMLHMNDAGMVRNSKEAKEVLAEGDAGSEDLGEVVKKLSLTSLGSDYLAKLLMVCEQSIPSRLSDVFSQYCDLSNIIKIGEGTYGEAFKAGATVCKIVPIDGDLRVNGEVQKTSAELLEEVLLCWTLNSLRGQEGHVSNQNTCTNFIETKDVRVCQGAYDASLIKAWEDWDAKHGSENDHPKEFPEKQCYVVLVLADGGRDLESFVLLNFDEALSLLVQVTAALAVAEVACEFEHRDLHWGNILLARNGATTVEFTLQGRQMQAKTFGLSISIIDFTLSRINTGEAILFLDLSADPGLFEGPKGDRQSETYRKMKEVTEECWESSFPKTNVLWLQYLVDILLLKKTFKRTTKNERDLRSFRKSLNSYDSAKDALSDAFFSELWIDNAMSKDLFEYDEK; encoded by the exons ATGGAAGAAAGCCCCTCACCCAAGAACTTTCGTACATGGGCAATGGGAACCCAGAATATTCAAGTTATACCAGACTTGTCCGCGATTCTCGAGCGATGGATGATCTCCAAGAAGCTCAATTACAGTTGTGGGCCTTCTGGCTCACTTTTCAAGATATTGGAAACACCAATGATGCCCATGAATTCCATTTTCAGCAATGTTTCTGCCTCTTCATATGAGAAAACAACAGAAAAGACTTTGAAGATCTCTTCAAACAGCAGTACAAGTTCCAAGGATCATAATCGGGTCAACAGACATATGCACTCACAAGAAAGCAGCATCTTTAATGGGTTTGATATGCTTCACATGAATGATGCAGGCATGGTAAGAAACAGTAAGGAAGCTAAGGAAGTCTTGGCAGAGGGTGATGCTGGTTCTGAAGATCTAGGAGAAGTGGTTAAGAAGCTCTCTTTGACATCATTGGGTAGTGATTACTTAGCAAAACTGTTAATGGTTTGCGAGCAGTCCATTCCTTCAAGACTATCTGATGTTTTCTCCCAGTATTG TGACCTGAGTAATATAATCAAGATCGGTGAAGGGACTTATGGAGAGGCCTTCAAGGCTGGTGCAACTGTCTGCAAAATAGTGCCCATTGATGGAGATTTACGAGTAAACGGAGAAGTACAAAAG ACATCAGCAGAACTGCTAGAGGAAGTCTTACTTTGCTGGACTCTAAACAGTTTAAGGGGACAGGAAGGCCATGTTTCCAATCAGAACACGTGCACTAACTTCATCGAAACCAAAGA TGTGCGAGTGTGCCAGGGTGCCTACGATGCTTCCCTCATCAAAGCATGGGAGGACTGGGATGCAAAGCATGGTTCAGAAAATGACCATCCAAAGGAATTTCCAGAGAAAcag TGCTATGTTGTGCTTGTTCTGGCAGATGGTGGTAGAGACCTTGAAAGCTTTGTGCTTTTGAACTTTGACGAAGCACTGAGTTTATTGGTGCAG GTTACAGCTGCCTTAGCTGTGGCAGAAGTCGCTTGTGAATTCGAGCATCGAGATCTGCACTG GGGCAACATTCTTTTAGCTCGCAATGGAGCCACAACAGTAGAGTTCACACTTCAGGGAAGGCAAATGCAGGCCAAAACCTTCGGATTATCAATCTCGATAATTGACTTCACCCTTTCCCGAATCAACACAG GGGAAGCTATACTGTTTTTGGACCTATCGGCTGACCCAGGACTGTTTGAGGGTCCAAAAGGCGATCGACAG TCCGAAACATACCGGAAGATGAAAGAAGTAACAGAAGAGTGCTGGGAAAGCAG CTTCCCCAAGACGAATGTGCTCTGGCTACAATATCTAGTTGACATTTTGCTGCTGAAGAAAACATTT AAACGGACCAcgaaaaatgaaagagatctcCGTTCATTCAGGAAAAGCTTAAACTCATATGACTCAGCAAAAGATGCATTGTCTGATGCTTTCTTCAGCGAATTATGGATTGATAATGCAATGTCAAAAGATCTCTTTGAATACGACGAGAAGTAG